Sequence from the Verrucomicrobiales bacterium genome:
ACAGCCAACAGGACCCGCGTCCCATTTTCCTCCTTGATCCCATCGGTATCGGCCGATATGTTGTTGGGATGCAGGATTTGGTCAAAGTAGCCAAAGCTTTTGCGGACCCGACGCGTGTGCGAATCATCAGCGCGCTGCGGGGGCGCGAGCTCTGTGTCTGTGAGCTGTGCGAGGGGCTCAAGATTGGTCAATCCACGCTCTCCACGCATTTAGCGGTCATTCGCGATGCCGGGCTGGTGCGAGCTCGCAAGCAGGGCAAATGGGTTTACTACGAACTCGATGCCGACAAACAACCCTTGCTTAAGGCAGTATTCGAGTTTTTTAGCTTCAGCTTGAAAAAAGATGCTCGGCTCTCTCGGGATGCTCGGGCGTTGACGACGGGCGGCAACGCGGTTGCTGAGCGTGCGCGCTGTGGGCCTGGTCAGTCACCCGCCAAGCGGCAACGAGGATGCGCATGAAAAGACGCTTGCTGGCCGAGTTTCTGGGAACCTTCACGCTGATCTTTGCGGGAACGGGAGCGATCGTGATTGACGTGGCTACCAAGGGCGGAGTTTCCCATGCCGGAATTGCCCTGACGTTTGGGTTGGTGGTGTTGGCCATGATCTACACATTCGGCGACATCAGCGGGGCTCATCTCAATCCGGCTGTGACGACCGCCTTCGCCCTGGCTGGCCGCTTTTCCTGGGCGGATGTCGTCCCGTATGTTGGCGCACAGATCGTCGGAGCATTTGCGGCGAGCGGACTGTTGAAATTCCTCTTTCCGGAAGATGTACGCTTGGGGGCGACTCTTCCTGCTGGCAGCGTTTCGCAAAGCCTGATTCTCGAGATTGTTCTCACGTTCATTCTCATGATGGTGATCCTGAGCGTGTCCACCGGTGCCAAGGAAAAGGGGATCACGGCCGGCATCGCCATCGGCGCTGTGATCGCCCTTGAGGCGATGTTTGCCGGGCCAATCTGCGGAGCTTCCATGAACCCCGTCCGGTCTCTCTCCCCTGCAGTTGTGAGCGGACAGATGCAGCACCTGTGGGTGTATTTGGTCGGCACCACCCTAGGCGCAGCCTTGGCGGTGCCCGTCTGCTGCGCGGTCCGGGGAGGGAATTGCTGTGGGGCATCCGCTGCTGACTCCTAATCGTCGCCGTATATGAAACTCTCTGAGCTGAAACAGCATCTCGCGGCCAATCCGACAGCCAATTTGCGGTTCTCGCTTCCGAATGGTGATCTGGTTGAAGCGCATGCGCACGTGACGGAGGTTGCCCGTATCGACAAGCGATTTGTGGATTGTGGAGGAACGTTGCGAAATGATTCCTTTTGCCGGCTGCAGACCTGGGTAGCCAACGATCTCGATCACCGGCTCCCAGCCTCGAAGTTGCTTTCCATTTTGAACAAGGCGCAATCGATTTTGGCGACTGAGGATATAGAAGTGGATGTGGAGCATGAAGCGGGCTTAATCAGCCAATACCCACTCGCGGCCGTCGAGGTTGAGGGATCCGAATTGGTCTTCAAGTTAACGAGGCGGCACACCGCTTGTTTAGCGGAGGACCGATGTCTGCCGAAGAAACCCCGTCCGAGCCTCAACGATTTCAAACCATTGCCAAGATTCTCATGAGCACCAATCCCACTACCCCACTCATCCTCGTCCTTTGCACCGGAAATTCGTGCCGCAGCCATTTGGCTGAGGGCATCCTGCGCGCAGCCTCACAGGGCCGATTCCGGGTTGCCAGCGCGGGAAGCAAGCCGGCGGGATATGTGCATCCTTTGGCGATCAAAGCCCTGGCGGAGATCGGGTTGGATATCTCCGCCCACACTTCCAAGCACATGAACGACTTTCTTGAGCAGCCCGTTGAAACCGTCATCACGGTGTGCGGAAACGCCGATCAGGCCTGCCCGATGTTCCCGGGGCAGTTGAACCGCCACCACTGGGGCTTTGATGATCCTGCGCATGCGGCAGGAACGGACGAGGAAAAGATGCAGGTCTTTCGTCGCGTGCGCGACGAAATCCGCCGGGTTTTTGAGGCCTATGCCGCTGGACGGCTGGATCAGTTGAAGGGACTCACGGCTGCGCAGGTGTGATGAGGCGATAGAATCGACCAGCGGGCGAAGCATTCGTATCCGCAACTTTCTCAACTCGATGAATGGGTTGAGAGACGATGTCTCCCAACTTCAACCACAGCGTGCTCTCGAGTCCTTCTTTGTACTGCACGCTGTAAGTGCGATTGGAGC
This genomic interval carries:
- a CDS encoding arsenate reductase ArsC, whose product is MSTNPTTPLILVLCTGNSCRSHLAEGILRAASQGRFRVASAGSKPAGYVHPLAIKALAEIGLDISAHTSKHMNDFLEQPVETVITVCGNADQACPMFPGQLNRHHWGFDDPAHAAGTDEEKMQVFRRVRDEIRRVFEAYAAGRLDQLKGLTAAQV
- a CDS encoding winged helix-turn-helix transcriptional regulator, coding for MQDLVKVAKAFADPTRVRIISALRGRELCVCELCEGLKIGQSTLSTHLAVIRDAGLVRARKQGKWVYYELDADKQPLLKAVFEFFSFSLKKDARLSRDARALTTGGNAVAERARCGPGQSPAKRQRGCA
- a CDS encoding aquaporin, producing MRMKRRLLAEFLGTFTLIFAGTGAIVIDVATKGGVSHAGIALTFGLVVLAMIYTFGDISGAHLNPAVTTAFALAGRFSWADVVPYVGAQIVGAFAASGLLKFLFPEDVRLGATLPAGSVSQSLILEIVLTFILMMVILSVSTGAKEKGITAGIAIGAVIALEAMFAGPICGASMNPVRSLSPAVVSGQMQHLWVYLVGTTLGAALAVPVCCAVRGGNCCGASAADS